The Candidatus Eisenbacteria bacterium genome includes the window ATCTCCGCTGGCGGGATGCGATCGAGAAAGGCCACCCACGCCGAGAGCTCCTCGTCTTGTGTGGCTGGCGACCGCAGCCACCCGTCGAAGGCGGTTCGACCTCCGTCGGTGATCGTGTACGGATTCCTGCGCGGGTCGGCATCGGGTGGATTGGCCGTTGCACCGATCAGTCCGTGCGCGGCGAGCTTCGCGAGCTCGCGGTAGACGTTGCCAGGGTTGACCTGCAGTCCGGTGCGAGTACGCAGCTCGCTACATACGTCGTAGCCGTGACGCGGCTTGCCCTCTCGAAGGCACCCGAGCACCAGGTGGTAAAACATTCCCCCCTACACCGCTCCTGGAGCGAGACTGCGGATCTGCGGCGAGACATAGACCCGCGCTCGCGCGAGTGTCAACCTTTTCTGCGTCGGCAAGCCGAATTCCATCACGCAGAGTCTGAATCGATGCGATGAGTCCATCGTGCTTCCGGCCGCGTCATGACGCCGCCGATCGCGCGGAAGACGACTACGCAGACAGCGCACGTGGCGGAGGTTGCCCTCCGCCAACCATCCGCGCTACGCGAGGGCCCAAGGAGGGCATCGCATGGACATTCGACGGAACGCAGGCATCGTGCTGCTCGCGTGCATCCTGTCACCGCTCGCCGTCGCGCGGGCGGGACAAGGCGTCGCGCCCGGGTGCGAGAAGATCGCCGCCGTGATGGATCAGAGCGGCGGCTCGCTCAGCGCGGACGAGGTGGCGAGCAAGACCAGCACGGACGTCGAGACGGTGCGCAACTGCATGGACCAGTGGCGCGCGGGCATGAAGGACAAGCCGGCGCCGAAGGACGCCAACGCGGCCGGCCAGAAGATGGCCCCAGGCTGCGCGAAGATCGTGGCGGTCCTGGATCAGAACAGCGGGCTCAGCGCCGACGAGGTCGCGACCAAGACGAGCACCGACGTCGAGACCGTGCGCAGTTGCACCGACCTGTGGCGGCGTACGATGAAGACGAACTGACGCGGCCGTCCGCCAGCGTGCTCGACCCGGCGAGGAACGGAGTGACTCGCCTCGGTCAGCCGGGCGTGTATCCCTGAACGCCCCGACCGGCGCTGCTCGCCGGCGATCGCCCGCTTTTCCGTCGCCATGGCGGGGGCGTCCTGCTAGGGTGCACGCTCGTGTCGGACCCGCGACGGCGACGGGTGCAGCGCTTCGCGGCGCTGGGGTTCGGGACGGCGCTCGCGCTCGCGGGTCTCGCGCTGGGCGTGCGCGCCGTTCGCGCGAAGGGTCCGGCCGTCCCGCCGAGCGCCGCGTTCGCGATCGACGAGGCCGCGGTCCCGGACGACACCGTGCTCGTGCAGGACCTCGAGCACGCCGTCGATCTCCGCCACCGCGAGCGCTTCGACCGGGTGCTCGACGCGCGCGATCCCGGCGAGCTGGTCGAGCACGCGACGCTCACCGACGGCCAGCTCGACCGCCGCACGCTCGGCATCGACGCGCTCTTCGTCGTCGGCGACGAGCTGTTCGCCTATCCGTTCCGGCCGGAGAACGGCTGGGGCAGCAAGGGCGACCGGAACCCCGACACGACGCCGCGGCTCCGCCGCATCCAGCGCGGCGCGGCCGGCGGACCCGACGCGTTCGGGTGCTTCGGCTGTCATTCGAAAGGCGGTCCGGACGGCAGCGGCACCCAGACGCAGATCGCGTTCCTGCGCGGTGACGGCGAGCGGACCGGCAGCGCGGACGTCCGCAACGCGCCGCACGTTCTCGGCCTGGGTCCGATCGCGTGTCTCGCGCGCGAGATGAGCGCCGCGCTGCAGGCGCAGGCGGCGAGTGCGCGCGAGCGCGCGGCGAAGGAGGCTCGTCCCATCGAGCAGGCCCTCGTTGCCAAGGGCGTCTCGTTCGGGCGGATCGTCGCCCGGCCCGACGGCACCGTCGACGACCACGGGATCGAGGGGGTCGACGCGGACCTCACGATCCGGCCGTTCGGCTGGAAGGGACACCAGGCCACGCTGCGCGACATGGCCGAGGAGTCGCTCCACATCCACCAGGGCCTGCTCTCGAAGCGCGCCCAGCTCGCCGTGCGCGACGGCACGCTCCCCGCCGCGGCGTACGGCCCGGGGCCGTGGTGGGACACCGACGAAGACGGCGTGTCGCTCGAGATCGACGACGGCATGCTGACGACCGTCGTCGGCTATCTCGCGCAGCTCGAGGTGCCGGTCATGCGTCCGCCGCGCGATCCGGGGCTGCTCGACATGTGGGCCGCCGGCCGCGCGCGCTTCGAGCAGATCGGCTGCGCCGGCTGCCACGTCCCCGTGCTGGAGCTCGACGATCCGAAGCTCGACGCGCGGCAGCCCGCCGGACCCGACCGCCCGCCGTTCGTGATCGACGTCGCCAAGGACGGCGACGGTCCCAAGATCGAGCCCAAGTACGCGGGCAGCACCACGAGCTACCTCGTGAATCTCTTCAGCGACCTCAAACGTCACGACATGGGACCCGGGCTCGCGAGCCCGGCGGCGCAGGGCACGATTCCGGCGAGCGTGTTCCTCACGCGCCCGCTGTGGGGCCTCGCCGAGACGGCGCCGTACCTGCACGACGGGCGCGCGCCGACGGTGAACGACGCCATCGTGCTCCACGGCGGCGAGGCGGCCGCGGCGCGCGACGCGTACCTGGCGCTCGACCACGACGGACGCGCGAGCGTCCGCGTCTTCCTGACGTCGCTCTCGCGACAGCCGAAGCTCTTCGTCCCATGACTCGACGCGCGTGTGCGATGATCGCCGCGACGGTGCTCCTCGTCGCGTGCGGCGGCGAGCCCGACGACCGACCGGCGTGGCGTGCGAGCTGCCCACCGGTCGAGCGGCCGGCGCCCCTCGGCCTCGAAGCGGGCCGCGAGGCGCACCGCCTGGCCGCGCGCCGCCAGGAGCTCCGGCTGCGCGAGGCCGCGGAGCCGGGCTTCTTCATGCGCGAGATGCGCACGCAGCTCGACCCGGCGCGCCTGGCCGCCGGGTGGGTGTGTCTCGACGAGGTCGCCGATCGCGGGCAGCTCCTCTTCGAGCACGAGTTCGACTTCGCCGACGGGCTGGGAAGCGGCAACGCCGCCCGTGCGCCGACCGGCCCCTTCCGTCGCGTGCACCAGGACCTGTTCGGCGGGCCGGAGACGATCTCCTGCCCCTCGTGCCACTGGATCGGCGGTCCGGACGGCGCCGGCGCCGAGACCGACAACGCGTTCCTCGACGGCGACGGCGAGCGTCCCGGCAGCGGCGACGCGCGCAACCCGCCCGCGCTGGTCGCGCCGGGCGTCGTCATGGCGCTCGGGCGGGAGATGACGCACGCCCTCCAGCAGCAGCGCGCCGACCTCGTGCGCGACGCCGCGCGTGCGGGCGCG containing:
- a CDS encoding di-heme oxidoredictase family protein is translated as MSDPRRRRVQRFAALGFGTALALAGLALGVRAVRAKGPAVPPSAAFAIDEAAVPDDTVLVQDLEHAVDLRHRERFDRVLDARDPGELVEHATLTDGQLDRRTLGIDALFVVGDELFAYPFRPENGWGSKGDRNPDTTPRLRRIQRGAAGGPDAFGCFGCHSKGGPDGSGTQTQIAFLRGDGERTGSADVRNAPHVLGLGPIACLAREMSAALQAQAASARERAAKEARPIEQALVAKGVSFGRIVARPDGTVDDHGIEGVDADLTIRPFGWKGHQATLRDMAEESLHIHQGLLSKRAQLAVRDGTLPAAAYGPGPWWDTDEDGVSLEIDDGMLTTVVGYLAQLEVPVMRPPRDPGLLDMWAAGRARFEQIGCAGCHVPVLELDDPKLDARQPAGPDRPPFVIDVAKDGDGPKIEPKYAGSTTSYLVNLFSDLKRHDMGPGLASPAAQGTIPASVFLTRPLWGLAETAPYLHDGRAPTVNDAIVLHGGEAAAARDAYLALDHDGRASVRVFLTSLSRQPKLFVP
- a CDS encoding PadR family transcriptional regulator; translation: MFYHLVLGCLREGKPRHGYDVCSELRTRTGLQVNPGNVYRELAKLAAHGLIGATANPPDADPRRNPYTITDGGRTAFDGWLRSPATQDEELSAWVAFLDRIPPAE